The Bacteroidales bacterium genome contains a region encoding:
- a CDS encoding polysaccharide deacetylase family protein, with amino-acid sequence MNLVKIPGVLKKLFPAITWEIRTKDPVLYLTFDDGPTPVITDQVLGVLEKYNAKATFFCIGRNVERHPGIYENILKAGHYTGNHTYSHLKGWYTPDKEYYSDIQLAAQFINSGLYRPAYGMITTAQLKHLRATYQIVLWDVMSYDFAYNTSPEQCLKNVIRYAGPGSIIVFHDSLKASEKVLYALPRVLEYFREKGYTFRTI; translated from the coding sequence ATGAACCTCGTAAAAATACCCGGCGTTCTCAAAAAGCTGTTTCCGGCTATAACATGGGAAATCCGGACAAAAGATCCTGTTTTGTACCTGACCTTTGATGATGGCCCGACCCCCGTTATCACAGATCAGGTACTGGGGGTTCTTGAAAAATATAATGCCAAGGCAACCTTTTTTTGCATCGGACGCAATGTGGAACGTCATCCCGGTATATATGAGAATATTCTGAAAGCCGGACATTACACAGGTAATCATACCTACAGCCACCTGAAAGGATGGTATACTCCTGATAAGGAATATTACAGCGACATACAGCTTGCAGCTCAGTTTATAAACTCCGGCCTTTACCGCCCGGCTTATGGCATGATCACCACGGCACAGCTAAAGCATCTGCGGGCAACCTATCAAATTGTACTATGGGATGTGATGAGCTATGATTTTGCTTATAACACATCCCCTGAACAATGCCTCAAAAATGTGATCCGATACGCCGGCCCCGGTTCCATCATCGTTTTCCATGATTCATTGAAAGCTTCTGAAAAGGTACTCTATGCGCTGCCAAGGGTGCTGGAGTATTTTAGAGAAAAGGGGTATACGTTTAGGACGATTTAG
- a CDS encoding BlaI/MecI/CopY family transcriptional regulator, which produces MAKKEEITELTRAEEEVMQILWDIQKGFVKNIVEKYPDPKPAYNTVSTIVRILEAKGFADHTAYGKTHEYFPIVQRDEYRKQYLNNMLKSYFGGSFRQMASFFIKQEKLDTRELEEILKMMNKELGNK; this is translated from the coding sequence ATGGCAAAAAAAGAGGAGATAACAGAGCTTACCCGGGCAGAAGAAGAGGTAATGCAGATATTATGGGATATCCAAAAGGGCTTTGTAAAAAACATCGTTGAAAAATATCCCGACCCTAAACCGGCCTATAATACAGTATCTACGATTGTCCGTATCCTTGAAGCAAAAGGATTCGCAGATCACACGGCCTACGGAAAAACCCATGAATATTTTCCTATTGTGCAACGGGATGAATACCGGAAGCAGTACCTGAATAACATGCTGAAAAGCTATTTCGGAGGTTCATTCCGCCAGATGGCTTCTTTTTTTATAAAACAGGAAAAGCTTGACACCCGGGAACTGGAGGAAATCCTGAAAATGATGAATAAGGAATTGGGCAATAAATAA
- a CDS encoding M56 family metallopeptidase, with the protein MTPFLFYQLKTGLCLVSFVTLYYILFRKETHYRLNRIYLVSSLVLSFILPLLPFPEFKNLKEGTMTTFLQTVTIYAYNAGKETTVEKTHTSLISTAYSVVAMVSASWIAWQLLNMIFLILKRGSIALGNFRIISLPRRSLSYSFFNLIFLSASEKEGESDQVLMHEMAHARQFHSLDILLIQIIKIFQWFNPFIYLAEKALQETHEYLADEAVLEQNNDSGRYRLLLLTQVFGVQPGIFSLFNYSLLKKRLFMMTKEKSPDRNRFKYLAALPLIMAILIVLSCTKNPPPPPPPPPPPVTETEVTQVSDTSKAFTIVDENAKFQNGSLEEFGQWVQKNMVYPESAIKNSISGKVMVQFAVDKFGKVADVTVVRSASPTLSEEAIRVIQSSPEWTPAKLGGNSVKQQFVMPVVFALK; encoded by the coding sequence ATGACACCGTTTTTATTTTACCAGCTGAAAACAGGTTTGTGCCTGGTCTCCTTTGTTACGCTTTATTATATTCTTTTCCGCAAAGAAACTCACTATAGGTTAAACAGGATCTATCTTGTTTCTTCACTTGTTTTATCATTCATCCTGCCGCTTCTGCCGTTTCCTGAATTTAAAAACCTGAAAGAAGGAACAATGACCACTTTCCTTCAGACAGTCACCATTTATGCGTACAATGCCGGAAAAGAAACTACTGTTGAAAAGACTCATACATCATTAATTTCAACTGCCTATTCAGTTGTTGCCATGGTGTCGGCTTCGTGGATAGCCTGGCAATTACTTAATATGATCTTCCTTATTTTAAAAAGAGGATCCATAGCGCTGGGTAATTTCAGAATTATATCCCTGCCCCGGCGCTCCCTTTCCTATTCCTTTTTTAACCTGATATTCCTGTCGGCTTCAGAAAAAGAAGGAGAAAGCGACCAGGTATTAATGCATGAAATGGCCCATGCCCGGCAATTCCATTCTCTTGATATATTACTGATACAGATTATTAAAATATTTCAGTGGTTCAATCCATTTATCTATTTGGCTGAAAAAGCATTGCAAGAAACCCACGAGTACCTGGCGGATGAAGCTGTATTGGAGCAGAACAACGATTCCGGCAGGTACAGGCTGCTCCTGCTTACCCAGGTTTTTGGGGTTCAACCCGGGATTTTTAGTTTGTTCAATTACTCACTTTTAAAAAAGCGTCTCTTTATGATGACAAAAGAAAAATCCCCCGACCGCAACCGGTTTAAATACCTGGCTGCGTTGCCTCTGATCATGGCCATATTGATTGTGCTCAGTTGCACAAAAAATCCGCCGCCACCACCGCCGCCACCGCCACCGCCTGTAACTGAAACAGAAGTTACACAGGTTTCAGATACTTCCAAAGCCTTTACGATAGTAGATGAAAACGCAAAATTTCAGAACGGCTCCCTGGAGGAATTTGGTCAATGGGTTCAGAAAAACATGGTATATCCTGAATCCGCTATTAAAAACAGCATTTCAGGTAAGGTTATGGTACAGTTTGCAGTGGATAAATTCGGAAAAGTGGCAGATGTAACGGTTGTCCGCAGCGCATCACCCACCTTGAGTGAAGAGGCCATCAGGGTAATACAGTCATCGCCCGAATGGACCCCGGCCAAACTTGGAGGGAACAGCGTTAAACAGCAATTCGTGATGCCGGTAGTTTTCGCATTGAAGTAA
- a CDS encoding M56 family metallopeptidase, with product MTPFLLYQIKAGFCIMVFTGIYFLLLRKETFYAGNRIYLVISVILSALLPLIRLPLLPAEGGTIINGFEGAANIDNLPAIKPESPTHQIPVLYIVYIAIGVLLLSHLFYQFFRMMLIVKRNGSIRLGRFIVVSLPIKSHSFSFFNLIFIASPTPQEGENDQVLQHEMVHARQLHSLDILIIQFFKIFQWFNPFIYLTEKAMQETHEYLADEAVLEQNSDSGRYRLLLLTQVFGVQPGIFSLFNYSLIKNRLKMMTKQKSPHRAQLKYLVLLPLIAVMLLLNCTNKEAEETLTQENEKIWVGTPPPPTGNITPDEANAGIDPSKITDEDSTFIMVDQQALFHGGDLENFRDWVQKNVKYPESEIKRGNSGRVTVQFAVNSKGKVSMVKILKGVSPAIDEEVARVIAYSDDWTPASYKGFPVKQQFVMPVIFELENGVKSTAANEEQSYIFVEKQAAFQGGNLETFRDWVQQNLRYPETAAKNGIFGRVTIQFAVNSDGKVCDIKIIRGVAPSLDEEAVRTLQSSPLWIPAEQEGKHVKQQFVMPVVFSLE from the coding sequence ATGACTCCCTTTTTGCTCTATCAGATCAAGGCCGGATTCTGTATCATGGTGTTCACCGGCATTTATTTCCTGCTTTTGAGAAAAGAAACATTTTATGCGGGAAACAGGATTTACCTGGTTATTTCGGTCATTCTTTCAGCTCTGTTGCCATTGATCCGGCTACCACTTTTGCCGGCTGAAGGAGGGACAATAATTAACGGTTTTGAGGGAGCCGCAAATATTGATAATTTACCCGCGATAAAGCCTGAATCACCGACACATCAAATACCTGTTCTTTATATAGTTTACATTGCAATAGGTGTTTTGCTTCTAAGCCATCTGTTTTACCAGTTTTTTAGAATGATGCTGATCGTGAAAAGAAACGGAAGCATAAGGCTTGGAAGATTTATAGTAGTTTCTCTTCCGATTAAATCTCATTCATTCTCCTTCTTCAACCTTATATTCATAGCATCGCCCACACCGCAGGAAGGAGAGAACGACCAGGTACTGCAGCACGAAATGGTACATGCGCGTCAGCTACATTCCCTGGATATCCTGATCATTCAATTTTTCAAAATATTTCAATGGTTCAATCCATTCATATACCTCACTGAAAAAGCCATGCAAGAAACCCACGAGTACCTGGCGGATGAAGCTGTATTGGAGCAGAACAGCGATTCCGGCAGGTACCGCCTGCTCCTGCTTACCCAGGTTTTTGGGGTTCAACCCGGGATTTTTAGTTTGTTCAATTACTCACTTATCAAAAACCGACTCAAAATGATGACTAAACAAAAATCCCCGCACCGCGCACAGCTTAAATACCTGGTTTTACTGCCACTGATCGCGGTCATGCTCTTGCTCAACTGCACCAATAAAGAAGCTGAGGAAACACTTACCCAGGAAAACGAAAAAATCTGGGTTGGAACACCGCCTCCTCCAACCGGAAATATTACTCCCGACGAAGCCAACGCCGGAATCGATCCTTCAAAGATCACCGATGAGGATTCAACTTTTATCATGGTCGATCAACAGGCTCTTTTTCATGGGGGTGATTTAGAGAATTTCAGGGACTGGGTGCAGAAAAATGTAAAGTACCCTGAAAGTGAAATAAAAAGAGGAAATTCAGGAAGAGTAACTGTTCAGTTTGCCGTGAATTCAAAAGGGAAAGTAAGTATGGTTAAGATTCTGAAAGGAGTTTCACCTGCAATTGATGAAGAAGTGGCACGGGTTATTGCTTATTCCGACGACTGGACACCGGCCAGTTATAAAGGGTTCCCGGTAAAACAGCAGTTTGTAATGCCGGTGATTTTTGAGTTGGAGAATGGTGTAAAAAGTACAGCGGCAAATGAAGAACAATCTTATATTTTTGTCGAAAAACAGGCCGCATTCCAGGGCGGAAACCTTGAAACATTCAGGGACTGGGTGCAACAAAACCTCCGTTATCCCGAAACTGCTGCTAAAAACGGGATATTCGGAAGAGTAACCATACAGTTTGCTGTCAATTCGGATGGGAAAGTATGTGATATAAAAATCATTAGGGGAGTTGCACCCTCCCTTGATGAAGAAGCCGTCCGCACCCTGCAATCTTCGCCGTTATGGATCCCGGCCGAACAGGAAGGAAAACACGTCAAACAACAATTCGTGATGCCGGTTGTATTTTCATTGGAATAG
- a CDS encoding tetratricopeptide repeat protein: MTFIIKTPCRGGIKPRVFFSVLLSLIALSVASAQQNKVDSLIRNYDYQGALEVIDSIYPDSMDMNMLYLKAVALKSLSKFPDAIACYDSLYKNDSANTRISIEMADCYKSVMNYDKPEELYIKALEYKPGNRYLMQLLAGVYMTTEQFGKAKEWYLDACTNDTSVFLLKQIGWCCDKLLQDSEAEFYYKKAMALDPDDYQPVFRLGNLYKDQRDYEQAIAVTDSFLNRHPDNREVTRLSGYAHYLNQTFRKSIARFRCSLELSDSSAFVLKYLGYSYFKLAEYPNAIKYMEKVYAVDSSDADLCWALGLAHDVPQNIRYFERAIDLGLPVLTAMAKVYLDLSLAYTKAWRYNEALEALNNALNLKPGDPGVIYKIAVHYDNWMDDKPSALKYYKEFMTTRPDDSSDYFMTGISVINRSDYGQAERRIKDIEQTAASVVEADSLTGPEKFTLPE; the protein is encoded by the coding sequence ATGACTTTTATCATAAAAACACCCTGTCGAGGTGGTATAAAACCAAGGGTATTCTTTTCTGTTTTATTATCGTTGATAGCATTATCTGTTGCATCAGCCCAGCAAAATAAGGTCGATTCGTTAATCAGGAATTACGATTACCAGGGGGCGCTGGAAGTTATTGACAGTATTTACCCGGATAGCATGGATATGAATATGCTGTATTTAAAAGCCGTGGCATTAAAATCCCTGTCAAAGTTTCCGGATGCAATTGCCTGTTATGATTCCCTTTATAAAAATGACTCTGCCAACACAAGGATTAGCATCGAAATGGCGGATTGCTATAAATCGGTTATGAATTATGACAAACCGGAGGAGTTATACATCAAGGCACTTGAGTACAAGCCGGGAAACCGCTATTTGATGCAACTGCTGGCAGGAGTGTACATGACGACGGAGCAATTCGGCAAGGCAAAAGAATGGTACCTGGATGCCTGCACAAATGATACATCCGTTTTTCTACTGAAACAAATAGGATGGTGCTGCGACAAACTATTGCAGGATTCAGAAGCAGAGTTTTACTATAAAAAAGCGATGGCCCTTGACCCTGATGATTACCAGCCCGTCTTCAGGCTCGGTAATTTATATAAAGATCAGCGCGATTATGAGCAGGCTATCGCGGTTACCGATTCATTCCTGAACCGGCATCCTGATAACCGGGAAGTGACAAGGTTAAGCGGTTATGCCCATTACCTGAACCAGACGTTCAGGAAAAGCATCGCCCGGTTTCGGTGTTCGCTTGAATTATCCGATTCTTCGGCATTTGTTCTGAAATACCTCGGATACAGCTATTTTAAACTGGCTGAGTACCCGAACGCCATTAAATACATGGAAAAAGTTTATGCGGTTGATTCATCGGATGCTGATCTGTGCTGGGCCCTTGGACTTGCCCATGACGTGCCTCAGAATATAAGGTATTTTGAACGAGCCATCGATTTAGGCTTGCCGGTTCTAACTGCCATGGCCAAAGTGTACCTCGATCTGTCGCTTGCCTACACTAAAGCATGGCGCTATAATGAAGCTCTTGAGGCGTTGAATAATGCGTTGAACCTGAAACCGGGCGACCCCGGAGTGATCTACAAAATAGCCGTTCACTACGATAACTGGATGGATGACAAACCTTCGGCCCTTAAGTATTACAAAGAATTTATGACGACCCGTCCGGATGATTCATCTGATTATTTCATGACAGGAATATCAGTAATTAACCGTTCCGATTATGGCCAGGCAGAAAGACGGATTAAAGACATCGAACAAACTGCTGCTTCTGTCGTTGAAGCGGATAGCCTAACCGGACCTGAGAAATTTACACTACCGGAGTGA
- a CDS encoding nucleotidyltransferase family protein: MPDPEIQALLQITKGQPVHQTTDLNIHRLIRLCFRHKTVYHLQHFAREHRGYFTAEQLSRIEAHSRKIAMQSLTQLNELKTIAEMLNEKNIGYVCIKGPQLSRMLYGREALKESVDLDILLTDGTDLLVVHAILSGSGYTQSNLNHYPGNLRRKIFLVAKREVHYFNKENRCAIDLHIRPGANTYLTEKRFAGFLEDLRKYDLDGTPVNIMKDEASFVYLCYHGALHQFSRLAWLMDVRAFLIQKQGTLDFGIVYDIATASRIWRCVSLVFLLIKQYFNEDYTLAQFKPDNRVMHLASICTFILAKEAAYGSTLKGRGLKLKYVMLLMKGFSAKADWIYGIMVRQLIKLVEVKGSLR, encoded by the coding sequence ATGCCTGACCCCGAAATACAAGCGTTGCTGCAAATAACCAAAGGGCAACCGGTTCACCAGACAACCGATTTGAACATCCACCGCCTGATCCGCCTGTGTTTCCGCCATAAGACCGTGTACCACCTTCAGCATTTTGCCCGGGAACATAGAGGATATTTCACTGCTGAACAGCTTTCGCGGATTGAAGCGCACAGTCGCAAGATAGCCATGCAATCGCTCACCCAGTTGAACGAGCTAAAGACGATTGCCGAAATGCTGAACGAAAAAAATATTGGTTATGTGTGCATCAAAGGCCCACAGCTAAGCCGGATGCTGTATGGCAGGGAGGCGTTAAAAGAGTCGGTTGACCTGGATATTCTGCTTACCGATGGTACCGATCTGTTGGTGGTTCATGCGATTTTATCAGGATCAGGCTATACTCAGTCGAACCTGAATCATTACCCTGGAAATTTACGAAGGAAGATCTTCCTGGTGGCCAAGCGTGAGGTTCATTATTTCAATAAAGAAAACCGCTGTGCCATTGATTTACATATCAGGCCAGGAGCGAATACCTACCTGACAGAAAAGCGATTTGCCGGTTTTCTTGAAGATCTCAGGAAATATGATCTTGACGGTACACCGGTGAACATTATGAAGGATGAGGCCAGTTTTGTGTATTTGTGTTACCATGGTGCGTTGCACCAGTTTTCGCGCCTGGCCTGGCTGATGGATGTAAGAGCTTTTCTGATTCAGAAACAGGGTACACTCGATTTTGGAATCGTTTATGATATTGCAACTGCCAGTCGGATCTGGCGATGTGTAAGCCTTGTCTTCCTTCTGATTAAGCAATATTTCAACGAAGATTACACCTTAGCCCAATTTAAGCCGGATAATCGGGTCATGCACCTTGCTTCCATCTGTACTTTTATTTTGGCAAAGGAGGCCGCATACGGCTCCACCCTGAAAGGGCGTGGCCTGAAATTGAAGTATGTGATGTTATTAATGAAAGGATTTTCCGCAAAAGCGGATTGGATTTACGGTATCATGGTGCGCCAGCTGATAAAGCTGGTTGAAGTTAAAGGATCACTCCGGTAG